Below is a window of Procambarus clarkii isolate CNS0578487 chromosome 43, FALCON_Pclarkii_2.0, whole genome shotgun sequence DNA.
ctgctccttatcctcatatcccagctcattgtccacatatcccagctccctgtcctcatatcccagctccttgtcctcatatcccagctccttatcctcatatcccagctccttatcctcatatcccagctccttatcctcatatctcagctccctgtcctcatatcccagctccttatcctcatatccaagctccttatcctcatatcccagctccttatcctcatatctcagctccctgtcctcatatcccaacaccttgtcctcatatcccaactcattgtccacatatccctgctacttgtcctcatatcccagctccatgtcctcatatcccagctccttgtcctcatatcccaactcattGTCCACATATACCTGCTACTTGTCCTGATATCcaagctccttttcctcatatcccagcccattgcccacatatcccagcttcttgtcctcatatcccagctcattgtccacatatcccagctccttgtcctcatatcccagaccattgtccacatatcccagctcattgtctacatatcccagctacttgtactcatatcccagcccatTATCCTGAATCCCAAGTTATTACCAAGGATAAAAATTTGGCAAATTCCCGGTCCACTGTGGCACCCAACTCACTACTATTATCCAGTGGGGCTAGTCCCCCGTCCATGCAAGTGGTGGAGCTAGTTCCTATCCCACATGTGGAGTGGAAATGTAGATAATTGGGAGCCATTGACTGGTTTGTGGTACCAAGTAGCCAGTGACTGGTTTGTGGTACCAAGTAGTCAGTGACTGGTTTGTGGTACCAAGTAGCCAGTGACTGGTTTGTGGTACCAAGTAGCCAGTGACTGGTTTGTGGTACCAAGTAGCCAGTGACTGGTTTGTGGTACCAATTAGCCAGTGACTGCTGTGTAGTACCAATTACCCAGTGACTGGTTTGTGGTACCAAGTAGCCCATGACTGGTTTGTAGTACCAATTAGCCAGTGACTGCTGTGTAGTACCAATTACCCAGTGACTGGTTTGTGGTACCAAGTAGCCAGTGACTGGTGTGTAGTACCAAGTAACCAGTGACTGGTTTGTGGTACCAAGTAACCAGTGCAGTATATTAACaaaaaggagagagggagagaaagagggagggagggagagaaagagggagggagagaaagaggaagggagaggtCATAGGAAGAGACgcaggagagaaatgagagaatCTGGAGGATGCATGAGCAAGAGAAGCAACCAATACTGATGAAAACTGTAATCACTAGAGAGTGGAGGCTGGGTGTCCCGTAACACCCTGGGAGTCGATACCCGGCATGTTTACAGCCTCAAACACAGGCTGTGGAGACTGGGGGATTACTGGGACCTGCTGCAGCCGGCTGGATGGCTCTCTTGGGTGAGGCCGGATGGCTGGATGATCCGGCCAGCTctagctctcttgctctctctctctcaacagagagggagggagagagggacgaTGAGAGAGATCTAGGAAGAGCAAAGGAGGCAGATAGCATGTGAGACAtacaacgagagagagagagagagagagagagagagagagagagagagagagagagagagagagagagagagagagagagagagagagagagagagagagagagagagagagagatacatacatacatatcttAAAAACTagatcacacacacatacacacacacacacacacacacacacacacacacacacacacacacacacacacacacacacaggggtggaGAAGGCCCAGCACACAACCCCACACTCTACGAGCTGCATGAAAGACTACATCCATGATTGgattcttttttattttttttgttaacAAAAGGCTTGAAATCTAATCGAGAGAGACAAAAGTGTTGGAGGGAGGCCATTGTGAGCATTTGGGACAGCATGCTAGTCAACCAGCGTATCAATTTGCAATTTGGAACATCCTGCACTGCTTCAATAGCCCACGTGCACACCCAAAGGCCGATGGAAAATGGATGGGCGCATTTGCTgggagaaaaaatatatatatagaggacgCGATTAAATTGAaaagccagtgtgtgtgtgtgtgtgtactcacctatttgtactcatttatttgtgcttacgggggttgagctttggctctttggtcccgcctctcaactgtcaatcaactggtgttcagattcctgagcctactgggctctatcatatctacatttaaaactgtgtatggagtcagcctccaccacatcactgcctaatgcattccatttgtcaaccactctgacactaaaaaagttctttctaatatctctgtggctcatttgggcactcagtttccacctgtgtccccttgttcgcgtcccactagtgttgaatagtttatccttgtttacccggtcgattcctctgaggattttgtaggttgtgatcatgtctccccttactcttctgtgtgtgtgtgtgtgtgtgtgtgtgtgtgtgtgtgtgtgtactcacctagtactcacctagttgtgtttgcgggggttgagctctggctctttggtcccgcctctcaaccgtcaatcaactggtgtacaggttcctgaacctattgggctctatcatatctacacttgaaactgtgtatggagtcagcctccaccacatcaccccctaatgcattccatttgtcaaccactctgacactaaaaaagttctttctaatatctctgtggctcatttgggcactcagtttccacctgtgtccccttgtgcgtgttccccttgtgttaaatagactgtctttatctaccctatcaattcccttcagaatcttgaatgtggtgatcatgtcccccctaactcttctgtcttccagcgaagtgaggtttaattcccgtagtctctcctcgtagctcatacctctcagctcgggtactagtctggtggcaaacctttgaaccttttctagttcaatttgtgtgtgtgtgtgtgtgtgtgtgtgtgtgtgtgtgtgtgtgtgtgtgtgtgtgtgtgtgtgtgtgtgtgtgtgtgtgtgtgcagagcgAGCCTCCATGGTGTGCTGTAAGGAACACTACACCTCGTCATGAACATAGACGTGTTGTGAACATATACGTGCTGTGATGAACATAGACGTGCTATGATGAACATAGACGTGCTATGATGAACATAGACGTGCTATGATGAACATATACGTTCTATGATGAACATAGACGTGCTATGATGAACATAGACGTGTTATGATGCACATAGACGTGTATGTACTCGTGTGAGCGCTTACACACAGTATGCAGGTTAGACTGTGATGCATTGCAAGAGGATTTGGACACGCTCCAGAAGTGGTCTGAAAAATGAATGCTAGAATTTAACTCAGCCAAATACGAAGTTATGAGCACAGGAACAAGGGTGTGAAGAGCAGTACAGGATGACGGGAAGATAAATTCTTCATGCCGAAAAGGAGAAAgacctgttatcttgaggttatcttgagatgatttcggggcattttagtgtccccgcggcccggtcctcgaccaggcctccacccccatgaagcagcccatgacagctgactaacacccaggtacctattttactgctaggtaataggggcatagggtgaaagaaactctgcccattgtttctcgccggcgcctgggatcgaacccaggaccacaggatcacaattccagcgtgctgtccgctcggccgaccggctccctgtgcgTGAACATACACCCAAATCTGACGGCAGAAGCTCACATTACcagaataacaacagcagcatatgACATACTGGCCAACGTCAGCGTATCCTTCACAAACTTGAACAGAGGATCTTTCCTGGCCTTACAACGaaagtggcgcagtggtaaagcactcgccccgcgcttcgcgagcgctttggcctgggttcgtatcctggccggggaagattgactaggcgccaatccttaactgtagcctctcttcacccagcagtgaatgggtacctagttattaaacgatttggcgggtcttaTTCCgaggaaaaattaggattaagaacctgcccgcaacgctgtgtgtgctggtggctgtacaggaATTGAAGAACtctagtatatataaataaataaagcaacGTGAGACGTACTCCTAAATATGCAGCCCTAGCATGGCGCCCTAGCCTGAAAAAGGAGGGGGAGAAACAAGAAAAGGTCTGTAGATATGCAACTGGAATTGCTCCGGAGCTGAGAGGATTTAGCTATGATGAATGATTGAGAGAACTGGATCTTACAacactggaggaaaggagagataagaGGACATGATAGCAATAAGATTTttaagaggaattgacaaggtagaccaAGCAGCGTTGCTCAAGGCTAGGAACAGTAGCACGAGGGGTCATAGATGGAACCTGGAGACGCAAGTGAGTCATTGAGACTTCAGAGAGAACATTTTCAGTGATAGAGCTGTGGCGTCAGAGACCCTGAGCTGTGGCGCCAGAGACCCTGAGCTGTGGCGCCAGAGACCCTGAGCTGTGGCGCCAAAGACCCTGAGCTGTGGCGCCAGAGACCCTGAGCTGTGGCGCCAGAGACCCTGATCTGTGGCGCTAGAGACCCTGAGCTGTGGCGTCAGAGACCCTGAGCTGTGGCGCCAGAGACCCTGAGCTGTGGCGTCAGAGACCCTGAGCTGTGGCGCCAGAGACCCTGAGCTGAGGCGCCAGAGACTCAAAGCTGTGGCGCCAGAGACCCTGAGCTGTGGCGTCAGAGACCCTGAGCTGTGGCGCTAGAGACCCTGAGCTGTGGCGCCAGAGACCCTGAGCTGTGGCGCCAAAGACCCTGAGCTGTGGCGCCAGAGACCCTGAGCTGTGGCGTCAGAGACCCTGAGCTGTGGCGCTAGAGACCCTGAGCTGTGGCGTCAGAGACCCTGAGCTGTGGCGCCAGAGACCCTGAGCTGTGGCGCTAGAGACCCTGAGCTGTGGCGCCAGAGACCCTGAGCTGTGGCGCCAGAGACCCTGAGCTATGGAGCCAGAGACCCTGAGCTGTGGCGCCAGAGACCCTGTGCTGTGGAGCCAGAGACCCTGAGCTGTGGCGTCAGAGACCCTGAGCTGTGGCGCTAGAGACCCTGAGCTGTGGCGTCAGAGACCCTGAGCTGTGGCGCCAGAGACCCTGAGCTGTGGCGCCAGAGACCCTGAGCTGTGGCGTCAGAGACCCTGAGCTGTGGCGCCAGAGACCCTGAGCTGTGGCGCCAGAGACCCTGAGCTGTGGCGCCAGAGACCCTGAGCTGTGGCGCCAGAGACCCTGAGCTGTGGCGCCAGAGACCCTGAGCTGTGGCGCCAGAGACCCTGTGCTGTGGAGCCAGAGACCCTGAGCTGTGGCGTCAGAGACCCTGAGCTGTGGCGCTAGAGACCCAGAGCTGTGGCGTCAGAGACCCTGAGCTGTGGCGCCAGAGACCCTGAGCTGTGGCGCCAGAGACCCTGAGCTGTGGCGCCAGAGACCCTGAGCTGTGGCGCCAGAGACCCTGAGCTGTGGAGCCAGAGACCCTGAGCTGTGGAGCCAGAGACCCTGAGCTGTGGAGCCAGAGACCCTGAGCTGTGGAGCCAGAGACCCTGAGCTGTGGAGCCAGAGACCCTGAGCTGTGGAGCCAGAGACCCTGAGCTGTGGAGCCAGAGACCCTGAGCTGTGGAGCCAGAGACCCTGAGCTGTGGAGCCAGAGACCCTGAGCTGTGGAGCCAGAGACCCTGAGCTGTGGAGCCAGAGACCCTGAGCTGTGGAGCCAGAGACCCTGAGCTGTGGAGCCAGAGACCCTGAGCTGTGGAGCCAGAGACCCTGAGCTGTGGAGCCAGAGACCCTGAGCTGTGGAGCCAGAGACCCTGAGCTGTGGAGCCAGAGACCCTGAGCTGTGGCGCCAGAGACCCTGAGCTGTGGCGCCAGAGACCCTGAGCTGTGGCGCCAGAGACCCTGAGCTGTGGAGCCAGAGACCCTGAGCTGTGGCGCCAGAGACCCTGAGCTGTGGCGCCAGAGACCCTGAGCTGTGGAGCCAGAGACCCTGAGCTGTGGAGCCAGAGACCCTGAGCTGTGGAGCCAGAGACCCTGAGCTGTGGCGCCAGAGACCCTGAGCTGTGGCGCCAGAGACCCTGAGCTGTGGCGCCAGAGACCCTGAGCTGTGGCGCCAGAGACCCTGAGCTGTGGCGCCAGAGACCCTGTGCTGTGGAGCCAGAGACCCTGAGCTGTGGCGTCAGAGACCCTGAGCTGTGGCGCTAGAGACCCAGAGCTGTGGCGTCAGAGACCCTGAGCTGTGGCGCCAGAGACCCTGAGCTGTGGCGCCAGAGACCCTGAGCTGTGGCGCCAGAGACCCTGAGCTGTGGCGCCAGAGACCCTGAGCTGTGGAGCCAGAGACCCTGAGCTGTGGAGCCAGAGACCCTGAGCTGTGGAGCCAGAGACCCTGAGCTGTGGAGCCAGAGACCCTGAGCTGTGGAGCCAGAGACCCTGAGCTGTGGAGCCAGAGACCCTGAGCTGTGGAGCCAGAGACCCTGAGCTGTGGAGCCAGAGACCCTGAGCTGTGGAGCCAGAGACCCTGAGCTGTGGAGCCAGAGACCCTGAGCTGTGGAGCCAGAGACCCTGAGCTGTGGAGCCAGAGACCCTGAGCTGTGGAGCCAGAGACCCTGAGCTGTGGAGCCAGAGACCCTGAGCTGTGGAGCCAGAGACCCTGAGCTGTGGAGCCAGAGACCCTGAGCTGTGGAGCCAGAGACCCTGAGCTGTGGCGCCAGAGACCCTGAGCTGTGGCGCCAGAGACCCTGAGCTGTGGCGCCAGAGACCCTGAGCTGTGGAGCCAGAGACCCTGAGCTGTGGCGCCAGAGACCCTGAGCTGTGGCGCCAGAGACCCTGAGCTGTGGAGCCAGAGACCCTGAGCTGTGGAGCCAGAGACCCTGAGCTGTGGAGCCAGAGACCCTGAGCTGTGGCGCCAGAGACCCTGAGCTGTGGAGCCAGAGACCCTGAGCTGTGGCGCCAGAGACCCTGAGCTGTGGCGCCAGAGACCCTGAGCTGTGGCGCTAGAGACCCTGAGCTGTGGCGCCAGAGACCCTGAGCTGTGGCGCCAGAGACCCTGAGCTGTGGCGCCAGAGACCCTGAGCTGTGGCGTCAGAGACCCTGAGCTGTGGCGCCAGAGACCCTGAGCTGTGGCGCTAGAGACCCTGAGCTGTGGCGCTAGAGACCCTGAGCTGTGGCGCCAGAGACCCTGAGCTGTGGCGCCAGAGACCCTGAGCTGTGGCGCTAGAGACCCTGAGCTGTGGCGCTAGAGACCCTGAGCTGTGGCGCCAGAGACCCTGAGCTGTGGCGCCAGAGACCCTGAGCTGTGGAGCCAGAGACCCTGAGCTGTGGCGCTAGAGACCTATCGTCCAAGCAACACAACATCGTCCAAGCAACAAAACATCGTCCAAGCAACACAACATCGTCCAAGTAACATAACATCGTCCAAGCAACACAACATCGTCCAAGTAACATAACATCGTCCAAGCAACACAACATCGTCCAAGTAACACAACATCGTCCAAGCAACACAACATCGTCCAAGTAACATAACATCGTCCAAGTAACATAACATCGTCCAAGTAACATAACATCGTCCAAGTAACATAACATCGTCCAAGTAACATAACATCGTCCAAGCAACACAACATCGTCCAAGCAACACAACATCGTCCAAGTAACACAACATCGTCCAAGCAACAAAACATCGTCCAAGCAACACAACATCGTCCAAGTAACATAACATCGTCCAAGTAACATAACATCGTCCAAGTAACACAACATCGTCCAAGTAACATAACATCGTCCAAGCAACAAAACATCGTCCAAGCAACAAAACATCGTCCAAGTAACACAACATCGTCCAGGGAACACAACATCGTCCAAGCAACACAACATCGTCCAAGCAACAAAACATCGTCCAAGTAACACAACATCGTCCAGGGAACACAACATCGTCCAAGCAACACAACATCGTCCAAGTAACACAACATCGTCCAAGCAACAAAACATCGTCCAAGCAACACAACATCGTCCAAGTAACATAACATCGTCCAGGGAACAAAACATCGTCCAAGCAACACAACATCGTCCAAGTAACACAACATCGTCCAAGCAACAAAACATCGTCCAAGCAACACAACATCATCCAAGTAACATAACATCGTCCAGGGAACATAACATCGTCCAAGTAACAAAACATCATCCAAGTAACACAACATCGTCCAAGCAACAAAACATCGTCCAAGCAACATAACATCGTCCAAGTAACATAACATCATCCAAGCAACACAACATCGTGCACCTCTCGTCCATAAATAACACTACTCGCTATAATTAACCAATTTCCCACATCAATAACCGCAGAATTAATGACCTCATCATCTCCATTAATTACCGAAAAGTGAGTATCGGCGCCCTGAcctggtgggaggaggggggggggaagggggacgtgagtgaagggggaaggggggtagagGAACAAATAGGAATGAGTGAAGGACGCGGAACAATCCAAAATGAAGATATATAGCAAGAGATggagaaatatgagagaagggagagatgggagtggtagagagagagagagagagaagaaagagagaaggaACAGTGAACTAAGCTTTGAAAACACATTTATCGACAGCTCCAAACCCTTGCCTCCAACACACCTCCAAAACTCTTAACTGATTACCATAAAATTTGGAGCCTCATTAGTGTCGTCTGGGAAAGCCATGGTGGGAAAAAACAGGTCCAGGACTCAATTCTCCTCAGGATTGTTTTACCTTCACTTTTTTGGGGGTGTCAACCAGTCGACTTACTTCGTCAAGAAGTAAGTCGACTGATTTTTGTGGAATAGGCTAAGAAGCTCTTGGTTATCAGTGGAAAGTTATGATAACGTACGGCTATGATAACATCTACCTTGTTCACGTCTGTCcaatctaatcaacccaagaaaGCAAGTAACATAAGAATTGAAGAAGGAAGACGATGATTCACGTGGCTTGAAGATATGAGaactaaaccacacatcagaagatgaagagacgacgacgtttcggtccgttaaggaccattatcaagtcgattgtgataatggtcctggagggaccgaaacgtcgtcgtcgtcgtctcctcatcttctggtgagtCGTTTAGTTCTCATAAATTGATGAATGAGTCTGCATTTGTCTAACTTTTCGCTTCCGGTTCGTTTAAAATCTTCCTCCCTGGTAAACTAAGCTGCCGCTTCTCTTAAGTACTTCTTTAGTATTTACAGAGACTAAACTAGTCTCTAGTTTTACGAGTCTAGTTAAACTAGACTCTCTAGTCTTACTAGTCGTTTCCTTGTCATTAACAGTAATCTGATCTGTCTCGATCTTTTCTCCTAATCTttgtttgatataactgaaaacaAAAGTATAGTATGTTGCATGGACGATAGGTTGCTATCCTCTACAGCAGCCTATAGACGATAGGTTGGTATATAACAAAGTCCTATAGGATAACTATAGGCCCCGCCTTGCTGTGCGTACTTAATAGTTTCCGTTTTCCTTTTTTTTCTAGTATTCCAAAGTAGTTTGACAAACTGTTGATCTAGTGTTGTCTTCATCACTCTAAATATCTTTTAACAAAGCTTCCTTTATACCTATAAAGTTCTGTATTAACTTGGTTATCCATTTGGAGTCATtgttattcgatctattcaatcttTAAAGTATACGATGTTCCTAGGTTTTGTTATGAATTGTTTTAAATATGTTATAATTTTTGAGTCTACACTATAAAGCTATTTGTCGTCCACCAGATTAACGTCACATTCCAAGAACAATCCACCTTCCATGCAATAATTTTTtggctttaaattcttactaatcatgacCTCCCCAAATTTGTTATACACCAGAAACTCTTCACTTTCTTGGAACTTTACATTTACAAGAAAGTTAAGAGTTATGGTAATATGACTGAAGTGAAAAAGAAGCGTAACCAAGAGGATATTTTACACACAAGAAAATCACACCAACGAAAATATCAATGATAACTACAAAGGTTATCTGGAGGCCCATACTGGAGCAGGTCAAGCTTTGACATAtaaaacaccaccacccacccattcactcagtggaatcccaggttgaATAACTTAtaggcttgggagtacccaggtaGAGA
It encodes the following:
- the LOC138373663 gene encoding streptococcal hemagglutinin-like yields the protein MDKNIVTEILKEVRMEGTDQNVEKVFRLGKYNNDRDRRIKAVFMSEITKEELLARKSRLAKCRRGNGNSLGYHPLLSGRVGRVAKAATVAATVAATVAASVAATEAATVAATVTATGAATEVVTEAVTVAASVAATVVATVAAIVVATVAGTVAATEAATVAATEAAIEAATEAVTEAATVVATVTATEAATVAATVAATVAATEAATEAATVAATEAATEAATVAATVAATEAATEAATERAMIDDITSPQARKGSYIKQRLGEKIETDQITVNDKETTTQGLWRHSSGSLAPQLRVSSATAQGLWRHSSGSLTPQLRVSGATAQGLWRHSSGSLAPQLRVSSATAQGLWRHSSGSLAPQLRVSGSTAQGLWRHSSGSLAPQLRVSGSTAQGLWLHSSGSLAPQLRVSGATAQGLWLHSSGSLAPQLRVSGATAQGLWRHSSGSLAPQLRVSGSTAQGLWLHSSGSLAPQLRVSGSTAQGLWLHSSGSLAPQLRVSGSTAQGLWLHSSGSLAPQLRVSGSTAQGLWLHSSGSLAPQLRVSGSTAQGLWLHSSGSLAPQLRVSGSTAQGLWRHSSGSLAPQLRVSGATAQAQGLWRHSSGSLAPQLRVSGATAQGLWRHSSGSLAPQLRVSGSTAQGLWLHSSGSLAPQLRVSGATAQGLWRHSSGSLAPQLRVSGATAQGLWRHSSGSLAPQLRVSGSTAQGLWLHSSGSLAPQLRVSGSTAQGLWLHSSGSLAPQLRVSGSTAQGLWLHSSGSLAPQLRVSGSTAQGLWLHSSGSLAPQLRVSGSTAQGLWLHSSGSLAPQLRVSGSTAQGLWLHSSGSLAPQLRVSGATAQGLWRHSSGSLAPQLRVSDATALGL